In Necator americanus strain Aroian chromosome IV, whole genome shotgun sequence, the following proteins share a genomic window:
- a CDS encoding hypothetical protein (NECATOR_CHRIV.G15675.T1), with product MILLLVAQLVHIISTQNPCFTTNLSDPQQLVCNQIKAWDAASRRLTRKEYRLMTAAERELYRQGFLAVRNSIYQTLSTAHSNVNQSPGAHSGPNFLPWHRELLKRIEIGIRTSAVTVNGQTTYPYANTFVPYWDSTLDDNINLYMGISSSNSMIFSADLLGSVISGDVVDGQFANFVGTIGEVTQRSLDQYPGQLYLFQAATLNTIVTQQTLNQVLAATAGSSGCPAVPNSNIELRHGDVHVWIGGFMQTITTSTNDPIFFLHHSFMDFIWEQWRLNKQTRAQRETQWNTGPTSCYSAAHLSTATMTPFTVWKEEERDEESREKSR from the exons ATGATTTTACTTCTTGTCGCTCAACTCGTTCACATTATCAGTACCCAAAATCCTTGCTTCACCACAAATCTCTCCGATCCTCAACAGTTGGTTTGTAACCAGATAAAAGCTTGGGATGCAGCGTCACGG CGGCTAACAAGGAAAGAATATCGTCTGATGACGGCAGCTGAGAGAGAATT ATACCGTCAGGGTTTCCTCGCTGTAAGAAACTCAATCTATCAAACTCTTTCTACTGCACATTCGAATGTAAACCAATCACCAGGCGCACATTCGGGACCAAACTTTCTTCCCTGGCATCGGGAGCTTCTGAAGAG GATCGAAATAGGGATTCGCACTTCAGCAGTAACAGTGAACGGCCAAACCACTTATCCTTATGCCAACACGTTTGTACCGTACTGGGATTCGACGTTGGACGATAATATCAACCTGTATATGGGTATCTCCTCCTCTAACTCGATGATATTCAGTGCGGATTTGCTTGGATCCGTAATTAGTGGAGATGTCGTTGATGGACAATTCGCGAATTTTGTTGGGACTATC GGAGAAGTTACTCAACGATCACTGGATCAGTATCCTGGTCAACTTTATCTTTTCCAAGCGGCAACGCTCAACACGATTGTCACACAGCAAACGTTGAATCAAGTACTAGCAGCCACGGCTGGAAGTTCA GGCTGTCCTGCCGTTCCAAATTCCAACATTGAACTTCGACATGGTGATGTGCACGTGTGGATAGGTGGATTTATGCAAACAATTACAACTTCGACAAAtgatccaatttttttccttcatcattcttttatggattttataTGGGAACAATGGAGACTTAACAAACAG ACACGTGCGCAACGTGAAACCCAATGGAACACTGGACCTACAAGTTGCTATTCCGCTGCTCACCTTTCTACCGCTACCATGACCCCGTTTAC ggtttggaaagaagaagaaagagatgagGAGAGCAGAGAGAAAAGTAGATGA
- a CDS encoding hypothetical protein (NECATOR_CHRIV.G15675.T2), whose product MILLLVAQLVHIISTQNPCFTTNLSDPQQLVCNQIKAWDAASRMQDIPTQSSLTPAISVFGLYIQKTSWNGTYCNLPGGVVLQRLTRKEYRLMTAAERELYRQGFLAVRNSIYQTLSTAHSNVNQSPGAHSGPNFLPWHRELLKRIEIGIRTSAVTVNGQTTYPYANTFVPYWDSTLDDNINLYMGISSSNSMIFSADLLGSVISGDVVDGQFANFVGTIGEVTQRSLDQYPGQLYLFQAATLNTIVTQQTLNQVLAATAGSSGCPAVPNSNIELRHGDVHVWIGGFMQTITTSTNDPIFFLHHSFMDFIWEQWRLNKQTRAQRETQWNTGPTSCYSAAHLSTATMTPFT is encoded by the exons ATGATTTTACTTCTTGTCGCTCAACTCGTTCACATTATCAGTACCCAAAATCCTTGCTTCACCACAAATCTCTCCGATCCTCAACAGTTGGTTTGTAACCAGATAAAAGCTTGGGATGCAGCGTCACGG ATGCAGGACATACCCACTCAAAGCTCACTCACACCTGCTATTTCTG TGTTTGGGCTGTACATTCAAAAAA CATCTTGGAATGGAACTTATTGTAATCTTCCCGGTGGTGTGGTTCTTCAGCGGCTAACAAGGAAAGAATATCGTCTGATGACGGCAGCTGAGAGAGAATT ATACCGTCAGGGTTTCCTCGCTGTAAGAAACTCAATCTATCAAACTCTTTCTACTGCACATTCGAATGTAAACCAATCACCAGGCGCACATTCGGGACCAAACTTTCTTCCCTGGCATCGGGAGCTTCTGAAGAG GATCGAAATAGGGATTCGCACTTCAGCAGTAACAGTGAACGGCCAAACCACTTATCCTTATGCCAACACGTTTGTACCGTACTGGGATTCGACGTTGGACGATAATATCAACCTGTATATGGGTATCTCCTCCTCTAACTCGATGATATTCAGTGCGGATTTGCTTGGATCCGTAATTAGTGGAGATGTCGTTGATGGACAATTCGCGAATTTTGTTGGGACTATC GGAGAAGTTACTCAACGATCACTGGATCAGTATCCTGGTCAACTTTATCTTTTCCAAGCGGCAACGCTCAACACGATTGTCACACAGCAAACGTTGAATCAAGTACTAGCAGCCACGGCTGGAAGTTCA GGCTGTCCTGCCGTTCCAAATTCCAACATTGAACTTCGACATGGTGATGTGCACGTGTGGATAGGTGGATTTATGCAAACAATTACAACTTCGACAAAtgatccaatttttttccttcatcattcttttatggattttataTGGGAACAATGGAGACTTAACAAACAG ACACGTGCGCAACGTGAAACCCAATGGAACACTGGACCTACAAGTTGCTATTCCGCTGCTCACCTTTCTACCGCTACCATGACCCCGTTTACGTAA
- a CDS encoding hypothetical protein (NECATOR_CHRIV.G15676.T1), which yields MTSYLQKERIPDQWKTSRTVIIHKKGDREDLRDYRPIWLLSVLYKVFTKIILTRISRTLHEAHPREQAGFRQGFSCLDHIQTVSRVIEVCREYRLPLVLTFVDYEKAFDSVETNAILQCNISTGRSRCNLRFADNFVFFSSSTNEAETMLNELNETGKRIGLRINRKKTQFMKNAHCEDGGVQLEGSQIVETPSYVYLGRSMNMENDLKEELNRRMRAAWAAFAAVREATDQLTDQDLRAHLFDWTILPALCYAAETWTDTAATSRKLLTTHRA from the coding sequence atgacatcctaccttcagaaagaaaggatcccagaccagtggaagacctcgcgaaccgttattatccataagaaaggtgaccgagaggaccttcgagactaccgtccgatatggtTGCTGAgtgtgttatacaaagtattcaccaagatcatcctcacacgcatatctaggacgctgcaTGAAGCCCATCCTcgagaacaagctggattccgccaagggttcagctgcttggaccacatccagaccgtgtcgagggtcatagaggtttgccgggaataccgcctgccccttgttctaaccttcgtcgactatgagaaagccttcgacagcgtagaaacgaatgcaatactgcaATGCAATATCAGcactggtcgatcaaggtgtaaccttcgtttcgccgacaacttcgttttcttttcgagcagtaccaatgaagcagaaacgatgctcaacgaattaaACGAaacagggaagagaataggtctacgaataaacagaaagaagacacagttcatgaagaacgcccactgcgaggacggaggagtacaacttgaaggctcccaaatcgtggaaacgccgtcatacgtatacctcggacgttccatgaacatggaaaacgacttgaaggaagaactgaatagaagaatgagagcagcatgggcagcattcgcagccgtcagggaagctacggaccaactgacggaccaagatcttcgtgcccatctgttcgactggACAAtacttccagcgctctgttacgcagcggagacgtggacagacaccgcggccacgtctaggaagctacttactacccacagagcttga
- a CDS encoding hypothetical protein (NECATOR_CHRIV.G15677.T1): MEKNIYYRQRRRKEVVYDDCVLEDSLSQGDWHIEEDPNVDYEMLLRELRACAERASKSRTTNLDRISKTTKELLGRRRALRLDPNASHIERLVANTSCGKALQEDLLKYRQKKILEAAQRRTSLKKCRRDLREYNIPLAALLSEDGTRTSSRREMEIITERFNSNLFRLST; this comes from the coding sequence atggaaaagaacatctactatcggcaacgaaggagaaaagaagtcgtctacgacgattgcgtactcgaggactccctgtcccaaggtgactggcacatcgaagaagacccaaacgtggactacgagatgctgctcagagaattacgagcctgtgctgaacgtgcctcgaagtcgcgcacgacaaacttggatcgaatttcgaagaccaccaaggaattgttaggaagaagaagggctttaaggcttgatccgaatgcatcgcacattgagcggttagtagcaaacactagctgcggaaaggcgttgcaggaggatcttttgaagtacaggcagaagaagattctggaagcagcacaaagaagaacgagtctaaagaagtgccgcagggatcttcgcgaatataatattccgctagcagccttgctgagcgaagacgggactcgcacttcttctcgtcgtgagatggaaatcattacggagaggttcaactcgaaccttttccgtttatCAACatga